Proteins encoded in a region of the Pirellulaceae bacterium genome:
- a CDS encoding arylsulfatase — protein sequence MFRHHRFFFPVTTLVAFGLTAVLAHHASAQNRPNVLVIWGDDIGIWNISHNNRGMMGYETPNIDRIAKEGISFSDYYGQQSCTAGRAAFLGGNVPVRTGMTKVGLPGAKEGWQKTDVTIATVMKSQGYATGQFGKNHQGDRDEHLPTVNGFDEFLGNLYHLNAEEEPENRDYPRDLILPNGKTFLEQYGPRGVLHCKADGKGGQSIKNTGPLTKKRMETIDDETVAAAIDFIKRKNAAGEPFFCWWNGTRMHFRTHVKQEHTGLSGPDGNVYHDGMVEHDLHVGQLLDLLDELNIADNTIVYYSTDNGPHYNTWPDAATTPFRSEKNSNWEGAYRVPAFVRWPKKYPAGETVNGIVSHEDWLPTFASVAGAADIKEKLKEGVELNGRKYRNYIDGYDMNAYLSNANKHKTLSENIKACPRKEFVYVNDDGAIVAMRLGPWKAVFQENRAQTFQLWREPFTELRIPLLFHLRRDPFEKAQHNSNTYHDWFLDRPYVILPMQQLAGNFLMTMQEYPPSQTPGSFNLEKVQKMIEGAARGR from the coding sequence GTGTTTAGACATCACCGTTTTTTTTTTCCGGTCACCACCCTTGTAGCGTTTGGTCTAACGGCCGTTTTGGCTCATCACGCATCGGCTCAGAACAGGCCCAATGTGCTTGTTATTTGGGGAGACGATATCGGCATTTGGAATATTAGCCACAACAATCGGGGAATGATGGGCTACGAAACGCCTAACATCGACCGCATTGCCAAGGAAGGAATTTCCTTTAGCGATTACTACGGACAACAGAGCTGTACCGCAGGACGGGCTGCTTTTCTGGGGGGCAATGTGCCTGTGCGGACCGGAATGACCAAAGTGGGTCTGCCTGGTGCGAAGGAAGGTTGGCAAAAAACGGATGTGACCATTGCCACGGTCATGAAGAGTCAGGGATACGCGACCGGTCAGTTTGGTAAGAACCATCAAGGTGATCGCGATGAGCACCTGCCGACGGTGAATGGATTCGACGAGTTTCTTGGGAATCTGTACCACTTAAATGCCGAAGAGGAGCCGGAAAACCGCGACTATCCCCGCGATCTAATCTTACCGAACGGAAAGACGTTCCTTGAGCAGTACGGACCGCGTGGCGTCCTGCACTGCAAGGCGGATGGAAAGGGAGGGCAGTCGATCAAGAACACGGGCCCGCTCACGAAGAAACGCATGGAAACCATCGACGACGAAACGGTCGCAGCAGCGATCGATTTCATCAAGCGGAAGAATGCTGCGGGTGAACCTTTTTTTTGCTGGTGGAATGGCACGCGAATGCACTTTCGCACGCATGTGAAGCAAGAGCACACCGGGCTCTCGGGACCCGACGGCAACGTCTATCACGATGGAATGGTGGAGCATGATTTGCACGTCGGCCAATTGCTCGATCTGCTCGATGAATTGAATATTGCGGACAACACGATTGTGTATTACTCCACCGACAACGGGCCGCATTACAACACCTGGCCCGACGCCGCGACCACTCCATTCCGCAGTGAAAAGAACAGCAACTGGGAAGGTGCCTATCGGGTTCCCGCCTTTGTGCGTTGGCCGAAGAAATATCCTGCGGGAGAGACGGTCAATGGAATTGTTTCTCACGAAGACTGGCTTCCAACCTTTGCGTCTGTCGCCGGCGCTGCCGACATCAAAGAAAAGCTCAAGGAAGGAGTCGAACTCAATGGTCGCAAGTATCGGAACTACATCGACGGCTATGATATGAACGCGTATTTGTCTAACGCGAATAAGCATAAGACATTAAGTGAAAACATTAAGGCTTGCCCTCGGAAAGAGTTTGTCTACGTCAATGATGATGGCGCGATTGTCGCCATGCGGCTAGGTCCATGGAAGGCTGTATTCCAGGAAAACCGCGCCCAAACGTTCCAACTTTGGCGAGAGCCGTTTACGGAATTGCGAATTCCGCTGCTATTTCACCTCCGCCGCGATCCATTCGAAAAAGCTCAACACAATTCGAATACCTACCACGATTGGTTTTTGGATCGTCCTTATGTAATTTTGCCGATGCAGCAGTTGGCCGGGAACTTTCTGATGACAATGCAAGAGTACCCACCCAGCCAGACTCCGGGATCCTTCAATCTGGAAAAGGTTCAAAAGATGATTGAAGGGGCCGCTCGCGGTCGATAG
- a CDS encoding VOC family protein — protein MQFDHVAFEVVDLDASIRFYVDRLGFVETWRHRNDKEAEECVFLTAGDVRLELLSRLEEGKFQRHEIGPPYCPHLAIGVDDMDAAVANLTEHDIPILRGPLIVEGEVRWLYFADPDNNIIEFVQWLQKK, from the coding sequence ATGCAATTCGATCATGTCGCTTTTGAGGTCGTCGATCTTGACGCGTCGATTCGATTCTACGTCGACCGGCTCGGCTTCGTCGAAACCTGGCGGCATCGCAACGACAAGGAAGCGGAAGAGTGCGTCTTCCTTACCGCCGGCGATGTGCGGCTGGAATTGCTCTCCCGGCTGGAGGAGGGAAAGTTCCAGCGACATGAGATCGGGCCACCCTACTGTCCGCATCTGGCGATTGGGGTCGACGACATGGACGCGGCCGTTGCCAATCTGACGGAACACGACATTCCGATCTTGCGTGGTCCGCTAATCGTCGAGGGCGAAGTTCGCTGGCTCTACTTCGCCGACCCGGACAACAACATCATTGAATTCGTGCAATGGCTGCAAAAGAAGTGA
- a CDS encoding tyrosine-type recombinase/integrase produces the protein MERRPTEEGYVFTPHKLDDRSGRPAHQQVGRIIRRVGKSAGIEVNKSGMHASAHYLRKTGLQRLANAGIPPRDLPFVARHSEIKTTQTFYISNDAHSIADRLGNISGNMQV, from the coding sequence ATGGAACGCCGTCCAACCGAAGAGGGCTACGTCTTCACACCACACAAACTCGACGATAGGTCTGGACGTCCAGCTCATCAACAGGTCGGGAGGATCATCCGTCGAGTTGGTAAATCCGCCGGCATCGAGGTCAACAAATCTGGAATGCACGCATCGGCACACTACCTGCGGAAGACGGGTCTGCAGCGACTGGCGAACGCCGGCATACCACCAAGAGACCTGCCGTTTGTCGCCCGCCACAGTGAGATCAAGACAACCCAGACCTTTTACATTTCCAACGACGCACATTCGATTGCAGATCGGCTTGGGAACATTTCTGGGAACATGCAAGTTTGA
- a CDS encoding rhodanese-like domain-containing protein yields MLDEQIDVLGVKKLQDSGADFLLLDCRNPEERELVSIEASVFIPMGELSQRVAELEEHREKHVVVYCHHGGRSDMVCNWLRAQGFLRVQNMQGGIDAWACHVAPELPRY; encoded by the coding sequence ATGTTAGATGAGCAAATTGATGTTCTGGGCGTGAAGAAATTACAGGATAGTGGCGCTGACTTCCTGCTTTTGGATTGTCGTAATCCGGAAGAACGGGAGCTGGTTTCGATTGAGGCCTCTGTTTTTATCCCGATGGGTGAGCTGTCTCAACGTGTTGCCGAATTGGAGGAGCACCGAGAAAAGCATGTTGTGGTTTATTGCCACCATGGTGGCCGCAGCGACATGGTTTGTAATTGGTTGCGTGCTCAGGGTTTTCTACGCGTGCAGAACATGCAGGGCGGCATCGATGCGTGGGCATGTCATGTTGCCCCGGAATTGCCTCGGTATTGA
- a CDS encoding DUF1559 domain-containing protein, producing MTTRSRRQGFTLVELLVVIAIIAILVLLLLPAINAAREAARRNGCINTSRQLALAVVNHESTTGRFPLANSAPPRTGNRSNLGKVEPGAANDDYYVDQRGRQRWKNDGYSWIVKCLAFMEEDTLYDQVARSSEQFTRPAFSPLVRSNPALPDSPHLAETKVGFLQCPSFAGETVSVMDGAYNLGDAEVAGNNYVAIAAATKGCSDRSGYVDDHDPTLGGTIISKMTPTMRGLKIRELTDGTSKTVIITESKAELMNSWFSGQSAWVIGFMPDVDSGMSGNIMVQPDGYMGLNQDPNMTRTGLNQGKSYLNVDPFDSNRENPEPWYASEGTYEGGVARDWGPSSDHSGGVVIHSYADGHTQAISDSIDSTAYLRLITRGGGEQVDPDAM from the coding sequence ATGACGACGCGTAGTCGCAGACAAGGTTTCACCCTTGTCGAACTCTTGGTGGTGATTGCCATTATCGCCATCTTGGTGTTGCTGCTGCTGCCGGCCATTAATGCTGCTCGTGAAGCGGCTCGCCGGAATGGTTGCATCAATACCTCTCGCCAACTCGCTTTGGCGGTTGTCAATCACGAAAGTACGACGGGCCGTTTCCCGTTGGCAAACTCGGCTCCTCCCAGAACGGGGAATCGAAGCAACCTTGGTAAGGTTGAACCGGGTGCTGCAAACGACGACTACTACGTTGATCAACGCGGTCGACAAAGATGGAAGAATGACGGTTATAGCTGGATTGTGAAATGTCTGGCTTTTATGGAAGAAGACACTCTTTACGACCAAGTTGCTCGTTCCAGTGAGCAATTCACACGACCGGCCTTTTCGCCGTTAGTGCGATCGAACCCAGCTCTGCCCGACAGTCCTCACCTCGCGGAGACCAAAGTTGGTTTCCTGCAGTGCCCTTCGTTCGCGGGTGAAACTGTTTCGGTAATGGATGGTGCTTACAATCTTGGCGATGCAGAGGTGGCTGGTAACAACTATGTGGCCATCGCGGCTGCTACCAAAGGTTGCAGTGATCGCTCCGGTTACGTCGATGACCATGACCCCACCCTGGGCGGTACCATTATCTCCAAGATGACGCCAACTATGCGTGGATTGAAGATTCGTGAACTGACGGATGGGACGTCGAAGACGGTCATCATCACCGAGTCCAAAGCAGAGCTGATGAACTCATGGTTCTCCGGCCAATCTGCTTGGGTTATTGGTTTCATGCCTGATGTTGATTCGGGAATGTCCGGCAATATCATGGTGCAGCCAGACGGTTACATGGGTCTCAATCAAGATCCTAATATGACCCGAACCGGCTTGAACCAAGGCAAGTCCTACTTGAATGTGGATCCGTTTGATTCGAATCGCGAAAATCCCGAACCATGGTACGCCAGCGAAGGCACCTACGAAGGTGGCGTTGCTCGCGACTGGGGTCCCAGTAGTGATCACAGCGGTGGTGTTGTCATCCACAGCTATGCGGATGGTCACACGCAAGCCATTTCGGACTCGATTGATTCAACGGCCTACTTACGCCTGATTACTCGTGGTGGTGGTGAGCAAGTTGATCCAGATGCGATGTAG
- a CDS encoding CCA tRNA nucleotidyltransferase: MTPPIDPQHARQFALKIVSTLRHAGHQAYWAGGCVRDQLLGKQPQDYDVATAAHPEQIRTLFGRHRTLTIGAAFGVVTVLGPPGAGQIEVATFRRDEGYSDGRHPDQVAFSTAEEDARRRDFSINGLFFDPENKEIIDYVSGRNDIQDRVIRCIGNARERFDEDKLRMLRAVRFATTLGFTIESTTFQSMRTYADQIDCVSPERIAAEMRRILVHPHRLTGLNLLRESGLWRIVLPESVLPESVLPAPPSRHQPQQLSTWQPLKNLLEHLSTHDFSTAIAACLWPVAQYSNRTRVAAELSQRWRLSNDEHKRIDWLLAHESELRRAPQIPWPQLQRILIHPWIDHLVELSRAIAQTQAGEQTAIDYAAQKLQLAPNELNPAPLINGNDLLAAGIPRGPQYSLILQAVRDAQLNSQISTQDVAIEYAKQYWNESRDESALDNN; encoded by the coding sequence GTGACGCCCCCAATCGACCCACAACACGCTCGTCAATTCGCCTTGAAGATCGTTTCGACGCTCCGCCATGCAGGCCACCAAGCTTACTGGGCGGGCGGCTGCGTTCGAGACCAATTGTTGGGAAAACAACCCCAAGATTACGACGTGGCGACTGCAGCCCATCCAGAACAGATTCGCACCCTTTTTGGTCGACATCGAACCCTGACCATCGGTGCGGCGTTTGGAGTCGTGACAGTACTGGGGCCGCCCGGTGCGGGACAAATTGAAGTCGCAACTTTTCGACGGGACGAAGGCTACAGCGACGGCCGACATCCTGATCAGGTCGCGTTCAGTACGGCCGAGGAAGACGCACGTCGACGAGACTTCAGCATTAATGGACTGTTCTTCGATCCGGAAAACAAAGAAATCATCGACTACGTTTCAGGTCGAAATGACATTCAAGATCGTGTCATCCGTTGCATTGGCAACGCAAGAGAACGATTTGATGAGGACAAGCTAAGAATGCTTCGCGCGGTGAGATTCGCCACCACGCTCGGCTTTACGATCGAATCGACAACCTTCCAATCAATGAGGACATACGCCGATCAAATCGACTGCGTGAGCCCGGAGCGGATCGCCGCCGAAATGCGGCGGATCCTCGTGCACCCCCATCGACTCACGGGACTCAACCTCTTGCGGGAAAGTGGACTATGGCGAATCGTGCTTCCTGAATCCGTGCTTCCTGAATCCGTGCTTCCTGCGCCCCCTTCTCGGCACCAGCCACAGCAACTATCGACTTGGCAACCGCTGAAGAATCTTTTGGAACATCTATCCACTCACGACTTCTCCACGGCAATCGCGGCCTGCCTTTGGCCTGTAGCACAGTACTCAAATAGAACACGTGTCGCCGCAGAACTAAGTCAGCGTTGGCGATTATCCAACGACGAACACAAGCGAATTGATTGGTTACTTGCCCATGAATCCGAGTTACGTCGCGCGCCACAAATCCCATGGCCACAATTACAGCGAATTTTGATCCATCCCTGGATCGATCACTTGGTGGAATTGAGCCGAGCAATCGCACAAACCCAAGCGGGTGAACAAACGGCTATAGACTATGCAGCACAGAAGCTACAATTAGCTCCCAACGAGCTAAACCCAGCTCCTTTGATCAATGGAAATGATTTGTTGGCAGCCGGAATTCCCCGGGGCCCGCAATACAGTCTCATTCTGCAGGCCGTTCGTGACGCACAGCTCAATTCCCAAATTAGCACTCAAGACGTCGCGATCGAATACGCCAAACAATATTGGAACGAGAGCCGCGATGAATCGGCCCTGGACAACAACTAA
- a CDS encoding SdrD B-like domain-containing protein, whose protein sequence is MLLNTIRRCRRFTAQESSNSSQIARRRPVACLEQIEPRLMLSVAPAFVGAVYIEEDFGSDAQGDVIEVSFEGGAPNSELQRIVINGDQNGAGFDGGDIFFDSTDSGFGADASFPFSIVSREGIDRVTPIVVDGSSELVLDFDGFDAGEVLRFSIDVDEVEFLDPSERELTRINDGFDPVTSGVEFHDSSLSATLTAPHFETVETLATFVNRYDDGFAGTSLDLPADNVDGKRDRTAGAVVRLQQQPIPASISGHVFHDRNGNGRRDDEEGAIAGVSIRALPGDTFDEQDSVLAVTDTDGFYEFRNLMPGSYQLVEVEQPVGYYDGVDRAGTVDGRPVGTATNPGDMIDDVFLPGGAVGVDYDFGEILPASISGYVFHDRNGNGQPDDGEEPIAGVSIQAVPGDTFDEQDAVVAVTDLDGFYEFQNLMPGSYELFEVEQPPGYLDGIDSAGTIDGVSIGTAINPGDRIDEIFLSSGSVGRDYDFGEILPVSISGQVHFPSLAGDCFDESIDHRPVVNAVVRLEDDQGIVIAETVTDQQGYYEFRDLAPGVYSLVEKTPDGLIDGSAQVGTVDGLSRGFVEGRGRISQIDLVSGEAGVSFDFCEQEAVRISGNVHLSGVDADCFADSITAHPLPDVLIELWSEVGELVTSTRTDAEGNYQFVDLMPGVYSIVERTPDGLFEGAAQVGLVAGKAMGQVLDPSQIVGLQLNSGQQAVHYDFCELPPSRLRGVVYHDRSNDGQRAAAEEGIANVRITLFDDMGQRIAETQTDAAGRYEFSGLPAGIYTIREQQPVGWVDGIDLAGNVDGRPEGRAENPGDQIGQLRLSWGESGQDYNFGEMRLGRIEGVVHLDLNADCRQQEGETGLVEVRVELLDQTGQVVDAMLTGGDGRFLFDDLLPGTYALREIQPDGYFQGGQRAGSGGGQIGEADLITEIVVGSGDAWTDYAFCEEPPSLISGFVFQDGPVIQLQVGQSLPDDITTLRDGELTPDDQRLQDVVLELRDGVTGIPLLASAVALPGVYPEGPITTTTDANGFYLFKGLHKGNYAVYQIQPDGFIDGLDSGGTIPSVAINRQDEIEPTILDALESDPNFDAIVRIALPPGQYSRQNNFSEIDVGRKLIVVPFDGPDPVAALPAYRLQIPVIEPVRVPDLELLSYEVPGYGFAQNAWSNTWHLSVIDGGSPRGNGERVPPQGPIWLKHGQYEIAWSNPAAHEMKWTLLIQNGETLERLFGIEHGIPVTGDFNGDGFTEIGVFAEGQWFIDLNGDGKWDENDLWAQLGHQGDLPVTGDWDGDGKHDIGIYGLAWSGDPRAVGRERGLPDRESDSHGEAKNLAHDNGDETDQATRTLKHTVRGETRSDQIDHVFHYGAIGNHPVAGDWNGDGVATIGVFEKGEWRLDRDGDGNFGDDDIEAKFGSVGDIPVVGDFNGDGVDEIAVYRGAQFIMDTNRNHRIDEGDQVVAAPRGRPVVGDWNGDGTDDVGVVEQPIRFAEIDPR, encoded by the coding sequence ATGCTATTAAACACAATCCGCCGTTGTCGGCGATTTACAGCTCAGGAATCGAGTAACTCTTCGCAAATCGCGCGTCGTCGCCCTGTCGCCTGTCTCGAACAGATCGAACCTCGGCTGATGTTAAGCGTTGCACCGGCTTTTGTCGGTGCCGTCTATATTGAAGAGGATTTTGGCAGCGATGCGCAGGGGGACGTAATCGAAGTCAGCTTTGAGGGGGGAGCGCCGAACTCCGAGTTGCAACGGATCGTAATTAATGGCGATCAAAATGGTGCCGGATTTGATGGTGGCGATATCTTTTTTGATTCAACTGATTCGGGTTTCGGAGCTGACGCATCGTTTCCTTTTTCAATTGTCAGTCGGGAAGGGATCGACCGTGTCACGCCAATCGTTGTCGATGGATCGTCTGAGCTAGTGTTAGATTTTGATGGCTTCGATGCTGGGGAAGTGCTCCGTTTTTCGATTGATGTGGACGAGGTCGAGTTCCTTGACCCGTCGGAACGCGAGCTGACACGAATCAACGATGGATTCGATCCAGTCACTTCCGGTGTTGAATTTCATGATTCCTCGCTGTCCGCAACGCTGACGGCCCCTCATTTCGAGACCGTGGAAACGCTTGCGACATTTGTTAATCGCTATGACGATGGATTTGCCGGCACATCGCTCGATTTGCCGGCCGATAACGTTGATGGGAAACGGGATCGAACCGCGGGTGCCGTCGTTCGTTTACAGCAGCAGCCAATCCCTGCCTCGATCAGCGGACACGTTTTTCACGATCGTAACGGAAATGGACGACGAGACGACGAGGAAGGTGCGATTGCTGGCGTCTCCATCCGAGCTCTACCCGGCGATACGTTTGACGAGCAGGACTCGGTACTGGCCGTGACTGATACGGATGGTTTTTATGAATTCCGCAACCTGATGCCCGGTTCGTATCAGTTGGTCGAAGTCGAACAGCCCGTTGGGTATTACGACGGTGTCGACAGGGCCGGAACCGTTGATGGTCGGCCGGTTGGAACTGCCACGAACCCCGGAGACATGATCGATGACGTGTTCCTACCAGGCGGGGCCGTGGGCGTCGATTATGATTTTGGTGAAATATTACCCGCTTCCATCAGCGGGTATGTCTTCCACGATCGCAACGGAAATGGACAACCGGACGATGGAGAGGAGCCCATTGCTGGCGTCTCGATCCAGGCTGTGCCTGGCGACACGTTTGACGAGCAGGATGCAGTAGTGGCTGTTACCGATCTGGATGGTTTTTATGAATTTCAAAACCTGATGCCTGGATCCTATGAATTGTTCGAAGTCGAACAACCGCCCGGCTATCTCGATGGGATCGACAGCGCTGGGACAATTGATGGTGTGTCGATTGGAACCGCCATTAATCCTGGCGATAGAATAGATGAGATTTTTCTCTCGTCGGGATCGGTTGGCCGCGACTACGATTTTGGTGAGATTTTGCCTGTGTCAATTAGTGGACAGGTCCATTTTCCCAGCCTGGCTGGTGATTGTTTTGATGAATCGATCGATCATCGTCCTGTAGTGAACGCTGTGGTGCGTTTAGAAGATGATCAGGGAATTGTGATTGCCGAAACAGTTACCGATCAGCAAGGGTATTATGAGTTTCGTGATTTGGCTCCAGGCGTCTATTCGCTCGTCGAGAAAACACCGGACGGTTTGATCGATGGATCGGCGCAGGTAGGAACCGTTGACGGATTGTCGCGAGGCTTTGTGGAGGGACGCGGACGGATTTCCCAGATCGACCTCGTGTCTGGTGAAGCAGGAGTTTCGTTTGACTTTTGTGAGCAAGAAGCCGTTCGAATCTCAGGAAATGTTCACTTGTCGGGAGTTGACGCTGACTGCTTTGCTGATTCGATTACCGCACATCCGTTGCCGGATGTTTTGATTGAGTTGTGGAGCGAAGTTGGTGAATTGGTGACATCGACTCGCACTGATGCTGAGGGAAACTATCAGTTTGTCGATTTAATGCCCGGCGTTTATTCGATTGTCGAGCGGACTCCGGATGGATTGTTTGAGGGTGCCGCTCAAGTCGGTTTGGTCGCTGGGAAAGCGATGGGACAAGTGTTGGATCCGAGCCAGATTGTCGGGCTGCAGCTGAATTCCGGACAACAGGCCGTTCACTATGATTTCTGCGAATTGCCACCCTCCCGACTTCGTGGGGTGGTTTACCATGATCGCTCGAACGACGGTCAGCGAGCTGCCGCTGAGGAAGGGATCGCGAATGTCCGCATCACGTTATTCGATGATATGGGGCAGCGAATCGCCGAGACGCAAACCGATGCAGCGGGGCGCTACGAGTTTTCAGGGTTGCCTGCCGGGATTTACACGATTCGCGAGCAACAACCCGTTGGTTGGGTCGACGGTATCGATCTGGCCGGTAACGTCGATGGTCGACCAGAAGGACGCGCAGAAAATCCGGGCGATCAGATCGGTCAACTGCGACTGTCTTGGGGGGAATCAGGACAGGACTACAATTTCGGTGAGATGCGGTTGGGCCGGATTGAGGGCGTGGTTCATCTCGATTTGAACGCGGATTGTCGCCAGCAAGAGGGAGAAACAGGGCTCGTGGAGGTTCGAGTTGAACTGCTCGATCAGACGGGGCAGGTTGTCGATGCGATGTTGACGGGGGGTGACGGGCGATTCCTTTTCGACGATTTGTTACCTGGAACTTACGCGCTTCGCGAGATTCAACCCGACGGATATTTTCAAGGAGGACAGCGTGCTGGTTCTGGTGGCGGTCAGATTGGGGAAGCGGATTTGATCACCGAGATCGTTGTGGGATCAGGCGATGCTTGGACTGATTACGCGTTTTGCGAGGAACCTCCCTCCCTCATTTCAGGTTTTGTGTTCCAAGATGGCCCCGTGATCCAGTTGCAAGTGGGCCAGTCTTTGCCCGACGACATCACGACCCTTCGCGATGGTGAGCTGACACCAGACGATCAGCGCTTGCAAGATGTCGTGCTGGAGTTGCGAGATGGCGTGACGGGTATACCGCTTCTGGCGTCTGCGGTTGCCTTGCCGGGTGTTTATCCTGAAGGACCGATTACGACGACCACGGATGCTAATGGCTTCTATCTGTTTAAGGGACTCCATAAAGGAAATTATGCCGTCTACCAAATCCAACCCGATGGCTTTATCGACGGTCTGGACTCGGGTGGTACGATTCCTTCGGTCGCGATCAATCGTCAAGATGAGATTGAGCCCACCATCTTAGATGCATTAGAAAGTGACCCGAACTTTGATGCGATCGTGCGGATCGCGCTGCCGCCAGGCCAGTACTCCCGACAGAATAATTTTAGTGAGATTGATGTCGGGCGAAAGTTGATCGTGGTGCCGTTCGACGGCCCAGACCCCGTCGCTGCCTTGCCTGCTTATCGACTGCAGATTCCGGTGATTGAGCCAGTCCGCGTGCCGGATTTGGAGTTGCTGAGTTATGAAGTGCCCGGCTATGGTTTTGCACAAAACGCTTGGTCCAATACGTGGCATCTGAGTGTGATTGATGGTGGCTCGCCTCGCGGCAATGGTGAACGGGTGCCGCCACAAGGACCTATATGGCTTAAGCATGGGCAATATGAAATTGCTTGGTCCAATCCGGCTGCTCACGAAATGAAATGGACGCTCTTGATCCAAAATGGTGAAACGCTGGAACGCCTGTTCGGAATCGAACATGGAATTCCCGTGACGGGGGACTTCAACGGCGATGGATTCACCGAGATTGGCGTCTTCGCGGAAGGCCAGTGGTTTATCGATCTTAATGGCGATGGCAAGTGGGATGAAAACGATCTCTGGGCCCAACTGGGCCATCAGGGGGATCTGCCAGTTACAGGCGACTGGGATGGCGATGGCAAGCACGACATTGGGATCTACGGCCTTGCTTGGTCGGGTGATCCACGCGCGGTTGGACGCGAACGGGGATTGCCAGACCGAGAAAGTGACTCCCATGGTGAGGCAAAGAATCTGGCACATGACAACGGTGATGAAACGGATCAGGCCACGCGTACCTTAAAACACACGGTCCGCGGCGAGACACGATCTGATCAAATCGATCACGTCTTTCATTACGGTGCGATCGGCAATCACCCCGTGGCAGGCGATTGGAATGGTGATGGGGTCGCCACGATCGGAGTGTTCGAAAAAGGCGAATGGCGGCTGGATCGCGACGGTGATGGCAACTTCGGCGACGATGACATTGAGGCCAAATTCGGGTCGGTCGGTGATATCCCGGTCGTGGGAGATTTTAACGGTGATGGGGTGGATGAAATTGCCGTCTATCGAGGTGCTCAATTTATCATGGATACGAACCGAAACCACCGGATTGATGAGGGAGATCAGGTGGTTGCTGCACCACGAGGACGGCCGGTTGTTGGCGACTGGAATGGCGACGGTACGGACGATGTTGGAGTTGTTGAACAGCCGATCCGTTTCGCCGAGATCGATCCTCGTTAA
- a CDS encoding WD40 repeat domain-containing protein, translated as MLETWLFRMLLLTVIMGTLHRPLPAESLNLSSRVIRIQAGDDPSRAPVVSSVRLHPNGRWIALGGDDHLVRLWDLKARQIVREFDGHRDWVETLAFSPDGVQLVTGGRDRQVLLWDVASGDRLATWNDLNGAVADVRFNHAGSRIAVVGFSNELRLYDTKDCELVQRLNCPCRDIRCAAFSPDDRWLAVGGRNGRVRIWDLVQGREVQTFAAHRQRIRAITFDRRGQHVITAGEDRAIRAWDIYSGNNLFSLSNSSGRVFSMTALPNARLATACSDNMIRIWDLVDQSMLTQLRGHTGSVATLDVNDTWLVSGGFDTTIRLWNLEELDRSITANLQGTNEPISKVPPANTTQPTSLERDR; from the coding sequence ATGTTAGAGACCTGGCTATTTCGAATGTTACTGTTGACGGTGATCATGGGCACGCTGCATCGTCCCTTGCCGGCTGAATCGTTAAATCTTTCTAGTCGAGTGATCCGCATCCAGGCAGGCGACGATCCTAGTCGGGCGCCTGTGGTCAGTAGTGTGCGACTTCATCCCAATGGACGGTGGATCGCTCTGGGGGGGGATGACCATCTGGTGCGCCTTTGGGATCTAAAGGCTCGACAAATCGTTCGCGAATTTGATGGTCATCGCGATTGGGTTGAGACGTTGGCGTTTTCTCCGGATGGGGTCCAGTTGGTTACTGGCGGACGTGATCGACAGGTGCTCTTGTGGGATGTTGCTTCCGGAGATCGATTGGCAACATGGAATGACCTGAATGGCGCGGTGGCCGACGTGCGGTTTAATCATGCTGGCAGTCGGATTGCGGTGGTTGGATTTTCGAACGAATTGCGACTTTATGACACGAAGGATTGTGAACTTGTTCAACGATTGAACTGTCCATGCCGCGACATCCGTTGTGCCGCCTTTTCGCCCGATGATCGTTGGTTAGCCGTTGGTGGACGCAACGGTCGAGTCCGCATTTGGGATTTGGTCCAGGGCAGAGAAGTTCAAACATTCGCTGCCCATCGTCAGCGAATACGTGCCATTACGTTTGATCGTCGAGGCCAACATGTGATCACTGCGGGTGAGGATCGAGCCATACGTGCCTGGGATATTTACTCGGGTAACAATCTGTTTAGTCTCAGTAATTCCTCGGGCCGCGTGTTTTCGATGACGGCTCTGCCGAACGCTCGACTCGCGACAGCCTGTAGCGACAACATGATTCGGATTTGGGATTTAGTTGATCAATCGATGTTGACGCAGCTTCGCGGGCATACGGGTTCCGTGGCGACGTTGGATGTCAACGATACCTGGCTGGTTTCGGGTGGATTTGACACGACAATCCGTTTATGGAATCTCGAGGAGCTTGATCGCAGCATCACAGCGAATTTGCAGGGTACGAACGAACCGATCAGCAAAGTTCCACCGGCCAACACCACACAGCCTACATCTTTAGAACGCGACCGCTAA